The genomic DNA TGGTGACGATGACCTTGGACTCGCTGTGCGGACCTATGCCGTGCTCCTGTTCCAGGGCGCGGATTTCCCGCAGGGCCTGCTGGCCGTCCAGTTCGGGCATAAGCAGATCGAGACAGACCAGGTCATAGGGCTCCTTGTCCAGCAGACCGCGTCTGAAGGCCTCGATGGCCTCCTCGCCATTCACGGCGATGTCGCATTTGGCGACCTGGCGCAGGATCTCATGGATCATGTTCCTGCTGTAAAAATCGTCATCCACGATCAACGCTTTCATGTCTCGCCCTCCTATCTGTCTGACCATCTCTGGGTCGGAGTTACGTTTCAATGTCACTTTCTCAAGAAAAACGCAACAGTTCGCCCTGGCGGAATCGGCACGGCGCACCCCCTACAGTTCGAGCTCCATGCCCTCCCGGGCCAGCTCGAAACGCACGCCGCTCCCCTTCCATCTGGCCCGCAAACGGGCTTCAAGTTCGTCCAGGTCCTCGTCCGTGCGCTCCATGTCGTGATGGGTCAACACGACAAGCCCGGCACCTGCGTCGCGGGCCATTTCCAGAGCGGAATCCATGGAGCCGTGCCCCCACCCCCGCTTAACGGCGAACTCCTCCGAGGTGTACTGGGCGTCCACCACAAGCAGATCAACGCCTCGCAAACGGTCGAGAATGGTCCGATTGCGCTGTTCCACCAGGGACGCATACATCTCGAAATCCCTGTCTTCCGGCGAGTAGATGTTGACGAACGGCTCATGGTCGCCGGTGAAAAACATGGATTTGCCGTCGCATTGCACCAGATAGCCGAAATTCGGCGCGGGGTGATTCATGAGCAGCGGAGAGACCCGGGCGAACCCCAGGTCAACGGTCTCGCCGTCGGCCAGAGTGCGGCATTCGAGATCGGCGGAAAGTTCGGCCGCTCGCACCGGGAAAAACGGGTATTCCATTTGCCGGTCCAGCACGGCCTCGATGCCGGTCATGTTCAGGGGATCGGCGGGACCGTAAAGGGTCACGCGGCGGCCGGGCAGGAAAAGCGGGAGAAAAAACGGCAACCCGGAGATATGATCCCAATGGAGATGGGTAATAAAAATATCGCAGGACGCGACCCCTTCGGCGACCAGCTCCCGTCCCAGCCCCCGGATGCCGGTTCCCGCGTCGAGGATGAGCAGCCCGCCGTGGTCCCCCCGCACCTCAATGCAGGTGGTGTTGCCTCCGTACCGGACGGTTTTCGGTCCGGGAACAGGCAGTGAGCCGCGCGTGCCTCGGAACCGAATACGCATCAGCGGGCCTCCCCAAGCTTGATGAAAATGCGTGCGTTCTCCACTTCCTCGCCCAGGGAAGGCAGATCCGCGACAAGCTCGTCCATGGTCACGCCGAAACGGTCGGCCACCCCGGGGGGCAGCGGCTCCACTTCGTAGTTTCCGGCCGAGCCGAAGGAAAGTTTCTTGCTTATCTGGTTGGCGGCGAACAGGCAGTCGTTGACCAGGGAATCCCCGCCATCGCCGAGGGAATGGTGGGTGGCGATGGCTTCCCGAAGTTCACCGGGCAGATGCCATTTCCCGGCCAGCAACCCGCCTATGTCGGCATGGGTAATCCCTATGGTCTTCAACTCGCAACGGTGCAGGACGGTGCCCGGCTCCGCGCATTCGCTGGCGATGGTCGCGTACTCGTCCGGCATATACAGGGCGAAGACAACCTTGCCGATATCGTGCAGCAGGCCCGCCGCGAAATAATCGGCCGCATCGTCGCGGGGAACGCCGAGCCTGCGGCCGAGCATGGAGGCGCAGGCGGCCACGGCCAGGGAATGAAGCCAGAACGCGCCCATATCCATCCGCCGGGACGCGGACTTGGGTATGGCCCCCACTGCGGCCAGCCCCAGGGCCACATTCTTGAGCGTGTTCAGCCCGAGATAGACACTGGCGTGACTGATGGATGAAATTTCGCGGGACAGCCCGAAAAAAGGAGAATTGACCAGACGCAGGATTTTGAGCGTGAAGACGGGGTCCAGCTTGATGACCTCAACCAGATCCTTTTGGGAACAGTTGATATCCCCGGCCAATTCCACGACCTGGTGCACGCTTTCGGGAAAGGCGGGCATCCTCTCCACGGCTTCAAGCATTTTCCGTCTGACGTCGTCGTTCATGAATCCATCCGTCTTTGCCGGAGCGCTCCCAAGGCGCAGCCGACCGCACTCAATCCATTCTAGAAACAGAACCTATCCGCACTCCTATATCAGGAGTGTGCCTCTGGCAAGCAGAGCCCGCAACCCAAGGCGAAACCAACAACACGCCGTTCGAACCATCCCACCGACAAACCACCCGGCCATTCCGGGCCGTGGTCCAGACTCCGCCCTCCGCCGCCGCACAGGCCGCCTCCTTCACCAC from Pseudodesulfovibrio thermohalotolerans includes the following:
- a CDS encoding MBL fold metallo-hydrolase produces the protein MRIRFRGTRGSLPVPGPKTVRYGGNTTCIEVRGDHGGLLILDAGTGIRGLGRELVAEGVASCDIFITHLHWDHISGLPFFLPLFLPGRRVTLYGPADPLNMTGIEAVLDRQMEYPFFPVRAAELSADLECRTLADGETVDLGFARVSPLLMNHPAPNFGYLVQCDGKSMFFTGDHEPFVNIYSPEDRDFEMYASLVEQRNRTILDRLRGVDLLVVDAQYTSEEFAVKRGWGHGSMDSALEMARDAGAGLVVLTHHDMERTDEDLDELEARLRARWKGSGVRFELAREGMELEL
- a CDS encoding response regulator, with amino-acid sequence MKALIVDDDFYSRNMIHEILRQVAKCDIAVNGEEAIEAFRRGLLDKEPYDLVCLDLLMPELDGQQALREIRALEQEHGIGPHSESKVIVTTMLADEKETHDAFFLGGATSYLVKPIDEEKLMSEIKSLGLI
- a CDS encoding HDOD domain-containing protein yields the protein MNDDVRRKMLEAVERMPAFPESVHQVVELAGDINCSQKDLVEVIKLDPVFTLKILRLVNSPFFGLSREISSISHASVYLGLNTLKNVALGLAAVGAIPKSASRRMDMGAFWLHSLAVAACASMLGRRLGVPRDDAADYFAAGLLHDIGKVVFALYMPDEYATIASECAEPGTVLHRCELKTIGITHADIGGLLAGKWHLPGELREAIATHHSLGDGGDSLVNDCLFAANQISKKLSFGSAGNYEVEPLPPGVADRFGVTMDELVADLPSLGEEVENARIFIKLGEAR